A single Ochrobactrum sp. BTU1 DNA region contains:
- a CDS encoding ABC transporter permease → MNARSSAVSPQSSRHAQSFGKKLKGEWLLKYSTLFVLFLLFAGFSLTVDRFLTANNLLNIIQQISMLTIVGAGLTFGFAAREMDLSVGYMVGMAGILVPLMLVAGFPLPVALLAGLCAGLVVGSVNAALVTLVGVPSLIATLAIGSILYGINFLMTGGRAIYGGLPAGYLWLGQGQLFGIPVLAYAMVIVVFVAWFLMERTIFGRYIYAVGGNLKAAELSGVNGRFYRAAALVVCSIFAAVAGALLAARLGSGQPNAGERYLLDGLATVFIGMTMFRPGTATIAGTFFGALFIGVINNGLNLIGMDTYIQSIVKGLIILVAVAVVSRTTKLKLL, encoded by the coding sequence ATGAATGCCCGATCTTCAGCGGTCTCACCGCAATCATCACGCCATGCCCAGAGCTTTGGTAAAAAGCTCAAAGGCGAGTGGTTGTTGAAATATAGTACGCTTTTCGTGCTTTTCCTGTTGTTTGCAGGCTTTTCCTTGACTGTTGACCGCTTCCTTACGGCAAATAATCTGCTCAATATCATCCAGCAGATTTCGATGCTTACCATCGTTGGCGCAGGTCTGACATTTGGCTTTGCAGCGAGAGAAATGGACCTCTCGGTTGGCTATATGGTTGGTATGGCGGGCATTCTGGTGCCACTGATGCTAGTTGCCGGATTTCCTTTGCCAGTGGCTTTGCTTGCCGGTCTGTGCGCCGGCCTGGTGGTGGGTTCGGTCAACGCAGCACTGGTGACGCTAGTGGGGGTTCCGTCACTGATCGCCACGCTTGCTATAGGCTCCATTCTATACGGTATCAATTTTCTTATGACAGGGGGGCGAGCAATCTATGGCGGTCTTCCCGCCGGCTATCTCTGGCTTGGCCAGGGCCAGCTTTTTGGCATTCCCGTGCTTGCCTACGCCATGGTGATCGTTGTCTTCGTGGCCTGGTTCCTGATGGAGCGAACCATTTTCGGTCGTTACATCTATGCGGTGGGGGGAAACCTCAAAGCCGCGGAGCTTTCTGGCGTGAATGGCCGCTTTTATCGTGCTGCTGCTCTTGTGGTATGCTCGATTTTTGCAGCCGTCGCAGGTGCACTTCTTGCAGCACGTTTAGGTTCCGGTCAGCCAAATGCTGGAGAACGTTATTTGCTTGATGGCCTCGCCACGGTTTTTATCGGGATGACTATGTTCCGTCCTGGTACTGCAACAATTGCTGGTACTTTCTTCGGCGCTCTTTTCATAGGCGTCATCAATAACGGCCTTAATCTGATTGGCATGGACACATACATCCAGAGCATCGTGAAGGGCCTTATCATTCTCGTGGCGGTTGCCGTTGTTTCGCGAACCACCAAACTGAAGCTCCTTTGA
- a CDS encoding sugar ABC transporter ATP-binding protein: protein MAVSLSQIVMSYPGTLALDQVSTEFRFNEVHGLIGENGAGKTTLVSILGGSKSPTSGNITIDGTEVKLASAGDALRKGIAHVSQEGSLVPGLTGAQNILLGDEPRMILGVIDKRKLIVRADALLKRWFPQVSIDLDQQVDMLPMADQKIIEIVRALRGNVRLLILDEPTATLPAREKESLWQIIKTLPHQGVGIVLISHFLSEIKALSDRITVLRDGRHIATLDAENSSEAQLIDLMLQRTGGKGPTEQDTSQTRNLGPVVMEVSDWQAGGVSVENFVIRSGEIVGLIGLTGAGHFGFARSLYAASGKTAGTCRFDGVSIARIDARTMQKKGVALVPDHRMENALIGDWDVRENLAMVHPSYATLGSTGILSMRREAREADRTMQLMNVKAHSRSQFVKDLSGGNKQKVSIGKWLYGADDHYRLMILIEPTEGVDIGAKREIHAQMRRLANKGIAVLVTSSDLLEIADVADRVIPFVNGKPGPQIERSAFSEAKFIAAMAGATQ from the coding sequence ATGGCTGTGAGCCTTTCGCAGATCGTCATGTCCTATCCCGGAACGCTGGCACTAGATCAGGTCAGCACAGAGTTCCGATTCAATGAGGTTCATGGGCTGATCGGGGAAAATGGTGCGGGAAAGACAACTCTTGTCAGCATTCTTGGCGGTAGTAAAAGCCCGACCTCTGGTAACATTACTATTGATGGCACTGAGGTTAAGCTGGCAAGTGCTGGTGATGCGCTTCGCAAAGGAATTGCGCATGTGTCGCAAGAAGGCAGCCTCGTTCCCGGATTGACTGGGGCGCAAAATATCCTTCTGGGCGACGAGCCAAGAATGATACTTGGCGTGATCGACAAACGAAAGCTTATAGTGCGTGCTGACGCGTTGCTTAAGCGCTGGTTTCCGCAGGTGTCTATCGATCTTGATCAGCAGGTCGATATGCTTCCGATGGCAGATCAGAAAATTATCGAAATTGTTCGGGCTCTTCGCGGAAACGTCCGATTACTTATTCTTGATGAACCAACGGCGACACTGCCTGCTCGGGAAAAAGAAAGTCTTTGGCAGATTATCAAAACTCTGCCGCACCAAGGCGTTGGCATTGTACTGATCAGCCATTTTCTCTCCGAGATCAAAGCGCTGAGTGACCGAATAACTGTCCTCCGTGATGGTCGGCATATCGCAACGCTCGATGCAGAAAATTCAAGCGAAGCGCAGCTCATAGATCTTATGCTTCAGCGGACGGGCGGTAAGGGTCCTACCGAGCAGGATACCAGTCAAACACGCAATCTTGGCCCGGTGGTCATGGAAGTCAGTGACTGGCAGGCAGGTGGGGTGAGCGTTGAAAATTTCGTCATCCGTTCGGGCGAGATTGTCGGGCTTATTGGTTTGACGGGGGCAGGGCATTTTGGTTTTGCACGCTCGCTTTACGCGGCAAGTGGGAAGACCGCCGGAACCTGCCGTTTTGATGGTGTGTCCATCGCCAGAATTGATGCGCGGACGATGCAAAAGAAGGGTGTGGCACTTGTGCCTGACCACCGCATGGAGAACGCACTGATCGGCGATTGGGATGTGCGCGAAAACCTTGCAATGGTCCACCCATCCTACGCGACTTTGGGCAGCACAGGTATATTGTCCATGCGCCGTGAAGCCCGCGAAGCTGACCGGACGATGCAGTTGATGAACGTCAAGGCACATTCACGCAGCCAGTTTGTAAAAGACCTAAGCGGAGGCAACAAACAAAAGGTCTCGATTGGCAAGTGGCTTTATGGCGCTGACGATCATTACCGGTTGATGATTTTAATAGAACCGACAGAGGGCGTGGATATCGGTGCCAAGCGAGAGATTCATGCGCAGATGCGGAGACTTGCCAATAAAGGCATAGCCGTTCTCGTAACCTCTTCCGACCTTCTGGAAATAGCCGACGTGGCAGACCGCGTCATCCCATTCGTGAATGGCAAGCCTGGTCCACAGATTGAGCGTAGCGCATTCTCAGAAGCGAAATTTATTGCCGCGATGGCAGGAGCTACCCAATGA
- a CDS encoding acetoin dehydrogenase dihydrolipoyllysine-residue acetyltransferase subunit, whose protein sequence is MTERILKMPRLGETMEEGKIVGFLVNPGDSFKRGDSIIEIETDKTVAEFPALGDGTLHEWIGSIGDHVVVGAPLARIDTGEGPDWTDEGGQSATVSEEFAGDFVVTELDMPRLGETMEEGRIVRWLKDAGDSFERGEAVLEIETDKTVAEFPALVGGKLIEILRQEGDMVVVGDAIARIEVAAGSVILKPDVSAVQTLAAPAAPIVSNAAVARPAGSDQRVRATPLARRIAREKGIDIQLLSGSGRRGRVEKEDVLAASGNAVLKGDVQFIEFGRARVAYSDQGSKDSPTFLLLHGFSGDQTTWNGIASGLRRANFRVIVPDLPAHGLTTIEAGQIDQLSDFLSEFLDALSAKKVHVVAHSLGAIAAIKFAQTDAEIVSGLTLIAPAGLGSEIDASFISGMANATTAGEVVHLLRRVSAKPVELSSELAADIASTMSKGRLKALADTIIGSSGQRIDIIASLDKLSRSMPVRVLVGLHDRIIPWQQVTSLPPSVSVHFFAQSGHMPQWDQTKGVLDLILSHKGGSND, encoded by the coding sequence ATGACAGAACGTATTCTCAAAATGCCACGCCTGGGCGAAACGATGGAAGAGGGCAAAATTGTCGGCTTTCTTGTAAACCCCGGCGACAGTTTCAAACGTGGCGATTCCATAATCGAGATTGAAACAGACAAAACCGTTGCGGAGTTTCCAGCCCTTGGTGATGGTACACTTCATGAGTGGATCGGATCTATTGGAGACCATGTGGTAGTGGGAGCACCGCTGGCGCGTATCGACACAGGAGAGGGCCCTGACTGGACAGATGAAGGCGGTCAAAGCGCGACTGTTTCGGAGGAATTTGCTGGCGATTTTGTCGTAACCGAGCTCGATATGCCGCGTCTCGGTGAAACGATGGAAGAGGGGCGCATTGTCCGTTGGCTGAAGGACGCAGGCGATAGCTTCGAACGCGGCGAGGCTGTGCTGGAAATCGAGACAGACAAAACGGTTGCCGAATTTCCTGCGCTGGTCGGTGGCAAGCTCATAGAAATTCTGCGTCAGGAAGGCGATATGGTCGTCGTCGGCGACGCTATCGCTCGTATCGAGGTCGCGGCTGGCTCTGTCATCTTGAAGCCGGATGTCTCTGCAGTTCAAACCCTTGCAGCTCCAGCTGCGCCAATTGTTTCCAATGCAGCCGTTGCAAGACCGGCAGGAAGTGATCAGCGTGTGCGTGCGACACCGCTCGCTCGCAGGATAGCGCGTGAAAAAGGCATCGATATCCAGCTTCTCTCAGGAAGCGGTCGCAGGGGCCGAGTTGAGAAAGAGGACGTACTAGCTGCCTCGGGCAATGCTGTGTTAAAAGGCGACGTGCAATTTATCGAATTCGGACGGGCGCGCGTCGCCTATAGCGATCAGGGCTCCAAGGATTCGCCGACCTTTCTGCTTCTGCATGGGTTTTCGGGTGATCAAACCACATGGAATGGCATCGCTTCAGGTTTGCGCCGGGCAAATTTCCGCGTCATTGTTCCCGATCTTCCTGCACATGGTCTGACAACAATTGAAGCGGGGCAAATTGATCAGCTAAGCGATTTTCTTTCTGAGTTTCTCGACGCGTTGTCCGCCAAGAAAGTTCATGTGGTCGCTCATTCCCTTGGCGCTATTGCCGCAATAAAATTTGCACAGACTGATGCTGAAATCGTTTCGGGGCTGACGCTGATTGCGCCAGCTGGTCTGGGTTCAGAAATCGATGCAAGTTTCATCTCTGGCATGGCGAATGCCACAACAGCTGGTGAAGTGGTGCATTTGCTCAGGCGCGTTTCGGCCAAACCGGTTGAGCTTTCGTCAGAACTTGCCGCGGATATTGCGAGCACAATGAGCAAAGGCCGTCTTAAGGCGCTTGCTGACACGATCATTGGATCATCAGGCCAGCGCATCGATATCATAGCGTCACTGGATAAGCTTTCGCGATCAATGCCCGTGAGAGTTCTGGTTGGTCTTCACGACCGCATCATCCCATGGCAGCAGGTGACTTCGCTGCCGCCGTCAGTCAGCGTCCACTTCTTTGCTCAATCCGGTCACATGCCGCAATGGGATCAAACGAAGGGCGTTCTGGATCTCATCTTAAGCCACAAGGGAGGCTCCAATGACTGA
- a CDS encoding sugar-binding transcriptional regulator produces MSESEDSLMVRVAWLYYVGGFNQEATALRLGLTRARVNKILGEARESGLVSISIDHQNAGTLPLENELMRRYELDFCISTPPFGFDTDEDTASEIRKQVSFRAVGVAAATYLKDFLADNQEATIGTGWGRTIEQMTLQLAGVRSPQARFISVMGSLTANSAYNPFEVVHMLARRTGGQGFFLPVPFIADSAEDRKVLISQRSVAHAMEIARTASVCFISAGELTEDSLLRRQNMLTRAELESLRAAGAIGDTNGIFFDKDGHQIDHEMNRRTIALGFSELQKIQVVLLIAGQEKVVAAKALLKSGIVNGLIIDGDAAEALKNIS; encoded by the coding sequence ATGAGTGAATCTGAAGACAGCCTGATGGTACGCGTGGCATGGCTCTATTACGTCGGCGGATTCAACCAGGAGGCGACCGCCTTAAGACTTGGTTTAACGCGTGCGCGCGTCAATAAAATCCTCGGAGAGGCGAGAGAAAGTGGTCTCGTCAGCATATCGATAGACCATCAAAACGCTGGAACTTTGCCTCTGGAAAACGAGCTTATGCGGCGATATGAACTCGATTTTTGTATTTCGACCCCGCCATTTGGCTTTGACACAGACGAAGATACGGCATCTGAAATCCGCAAGCAGGTATCTTTTCGGGCCGTTGGAGTTGCGGCCGCGACCTACCTCAAAGACTTTCTTGCAGACAATCAGGAAGCGACCATTGGAACTGGTTGGGGGCGGACGATCGAGCAGATGACTTTACAACTTGCAGGCGTGAGATCGCCACAAGCGCGTTTCATTTCGGTCATGGGATCTTTGACAGCAAACTCTGCTTACAACCCGTTCGAAGTTGTGCATATGCTTGCACGACGCACTGGCGGCCAGGGCTTTTTTCTACCGGTGCCGTTTATCGCCGATTCCGCTGAGGACCGAAAAGTTTTGATTTCTCAGCGCTCTGTTGCCCATGCCATGGAAATAGCACGAACGGCTTCTGTGTGTTTTATCAGCGCCGGAGAGTTGACCGAAGATTCACTGTTGCGTCGCCAGAACATGTTAACCAGAGCAGAACTCGAAAGCCTTAGGGCCGCCGGCGCAATCGGTGATACAAACGGCATCTTCTTCGATAAGGACGGACATCAAATTGACCACGAAATGAACCGACGTACGATTGCCCTTGGCTTTTCAGAACTACAGAAAATTCAAGTCGTCCTACTCATTGCAGGTCAAGAAAAGGTCGTGGCAGCTAAAGCACTTCTTAAAAGCGGCATCGTCAACGGTCTTATAATCGATGGTGATGCAGCAGAAGCACTCAAGAATATTTCGTAA
- a CDS encoding DUF982 domain-containing protein — MSDRLFDSPVFVKDGPYLVREIAGIGDALDFLYEWPEHHRDFIYETAWKACCDSHDGIKPVDVAQIAIRGFAKKRGILEEPEAALPWMKGNNSGGGRVEA, encoded by the coding sequence ATGAGCGACCGTTTGTTTGACAGTCCTGTTTTTGTAAAGGACGGCCCATATCTCGTACGCGAGATTGCCGGCATCGGCGATGCGTTGGATTTTCTCTATGAGTGGCCCGAGCACCACCGGGATTTCATTTATGAGACAGCTTGGAAAGCCTGCTGCGATAGCCACGACGGTATTAAACCGGTCGACGTCGCGCAGATTGCCATTCGAGGCTTCGCTAAGAAGCGTGGGATACTCGAAGAGCCGGAAGCCGCCTTGCCCTGGATGAAGGGTAATAATTCAGGTGGCGGGCGAGTTGAGGCATAG
- a CDS encoding carbohydrate kinase: MAYFLTADGGTESIRARVYDLSGVCLASVAVPYETKFYSGARAEQNPEDWWSSFVQAACKAISESAVDPSAIEAITLATTSCTVVALDANGKPLRPSIIWMDVRATSEAAEILATNDEALKANGGGQGPVSAEWMIPKALWIARNEPEIFAKAETICEYQDFMTLRLTGEKAASLNNTSLRWHYSTDRGGFPTTMLQKLGLESLLHKWPSRVVAPGDVVGTLCASAASELGLSKKVKLVQGGADALIGMIGLGVAQPGQLALITGSSHLQFGVSDKPLHAPGIWGSYPDMLYPGRYVIEGGQTSTGSIIAWLGRMMNGTMDMEELNRKAAALEPGADGLLVQDHFQGNRTPYTDALSRGAIVGLTLAHEPHHIFRAIMEGISFGTRAILDAMADAGYRGQEITVGGGASASPLWLQIHADTAGLPVCVPQSRDAPSVGAAVLAAHGAGYFATIDDGIAAMVKPGTRIEPRAREAAMYDEIYQQYRALYPALKSVRAV, from the coding sequence ATGGCTTATTTTCTCACTGCTGACGGCGGCACAGAAAGCATCCGCGCACGGGTTTACGATCTGTCGGGCGTGTGCCTTGCCAGTGTTGCGGTCCCATATGAAACTAAGTTTTACAGCGGTGCAAGAGCGGAACAAAATCCGGAAGACTGGTGGAGTTCCTTCGTTCAGGCCGCGTGCAAAGCGATATCAGAATCCGCGGTTGACCCATCTGCGATCGAAGCGATAACGCTTGCCACAACAAGCTGCACGGTTGTTGCTCTCGACGCTAACGGCAAGCCTCTGCGTCCATCGATTATCTGGATGGACGTTCGCGCGACTTCAGAAGCGGCAGAGATATTGGCCACAAACGATGAAGCGCTCAAAGCCAATGGCGGTGGCCAAGGGCCCGTCTCGGCGGAGTGGATGATCCCAAAGGCACTCTGGATTGCCCGCAATGAGCCAGAGATTTTCGCGAAGGCCGAAACGATTTGCGAGTATCAGGATTTTATGACTTTGCGCCTGACCGGCGAAAAGGCTGCGAGTCTTAACAATACCTCTCTGCGCTGGCACTACTCAACAGATCGTGGTGGCTTCCCGACAACAATGCTGCAAAAACTGGGACTTGAATCCTTGTTGCATAAATGGCCATCGCGGGTGGTTGCGCCAGGCGATGTCGTCGGTACGCTTTGTGCATCGGCTGCCTCCGAACTTGGTCTCAGCAAGAAGGTGAAACTGGTTCAGGGCGGAGCTGATGCGCTGATTGGTATGATCGGTCTTGGCGTCGCGCAACCCGGTCAGCTTGCTCTGATAACCGGATCATCACATCTGCAGTTTGGTGTTTCGGACAAACCACTCCATGCCCCTGGGATTTGGGGCAGTTATCCGGATATGCTCTATCCGGGACGCTACGTGATCGAAGGTGGTCAAACATCCACCGGATCAATTATCGCATGGCTGGGCCGTATGATGAACGGCACGATGGATATGGAAGAATTGAACCGCAAGGCTGCAGCTCTTGAACCTGGCGCTGACGGACTTCTGGTGCAAGACCATTTTCAGGGAAATCGGACGCCTTATACTGATGCTCTGTCGCGTGGAGCAATCGTCGGTCTCACACTTGCTCATGAGCCGCATCATATTTTTCGGGCGATCATGGAAGGGATCAGTTTCGGTACCCGCGCTATTCTCGATGCCATGGCGGATGCGGGTTATCGCGGACAGGAAATCACCGTTGGCGGTGGGGCTAGTGCCTCTCCGCTCTGGTTGCAGATACATGCTGATACGGCTGGCTTGCCCGTTTGTGTGCCGCAGTCACGCGACGCCCCTTCGGTGGGGGCTGCGGTTCTGGCGGCCCATGGTGCTGGATATTTCGCCACCATCGATGACGGCATCGCTGCGATGGTAAAGCCGGGAACACGCATAGAACCCCGCGCCCGCGAGGCAGCAATGTATGATGAGATTTACCAGCAGTATCGTGCTTTGTATCCAGCGCTAAAATCTGTTCGCGCTGTCTGA
- a CDS encoding alpha-ketoacid dehydrogenase subunit beta — translation MVAMTYRDALRKALDDAMAEDNTIVVIGEEVGRYGGAYGVTKDLIGKYGADRLIDTPISEPAIIGAAVGAAMTGLRPVAELMYIDFLGMTMDQLANQAAKIRYMFGGQIGVPMVLRTQGGTGRSAGAQHSQSLEAWIMHTPGLRLAMPATVQDAYHLLRQSLTKPDPVVFIEHKALYTRKEEVNLDAEPLEWGKAAVRRTGKDLVIITYSRQLHYAMDAAEKLASKGIEVTVIDLRTLNPLDFDTVREHVERVGKAMVVSEGVMTAGVAAELSARITEECFDYLEQPVVRVAGEDIPISVSQDLEAGSVPTADLIRSVAERMLS, via the coding sequence ATGGTTGCCATGACTTACCGCGATGCGCTGCGTAAGGCGCTGGATGATGCCATGGCTGAAGACAACACCATCGTTGTGATCGGCGAAGAGGTGGGCCGTTATGGCGGTGCCTATGGAGTTACCAAAGACCTGATAGGTAAATATGGCGCTGACCGGCTTATCGATACCCCCATTTCTGAGCCAGCAATCATTGGCGCGGCTGTGGGTGCCGCAATGACCGGATTGCGCCCTGTTGCGGAACTTATGTATATTGACTTCCTTGGTATGACGATGGATCAGCTTGCCAATCAGGCTGCCAAAATCCGTTATATGTTTGGCGGCCAGATCGGCGTGCCGATGGTTCTCCGCACGCAAGGTGGTACCGGGCGTTCGGCAGGTGCGCAGCATTCGCAAAGTCTCGAAGCATGGATCATGCACACGCCGGGCTTGCGACTTGCGATGCCTGCGACTGTACAGGACGCCTATCATCTGCTGCGCCAGAGCCTCACGAAACCTGATCCGGTGGTCTTCATTGAACACAAAGCGCTTTATACCCGCAAGGAAGAGGTTAACCTTGATGCTGAGCCGCTGGAATGGGGCAAGGCAGCAGTGCGGCGTACCGGTAAGGATCTGGTGATCATCACTTATTCTCGCCAGTTGCACTACGCGATGGATGCAGCTGAAAAACTTGCGTCCAAGGGAATTGAGGTCACAGTTATCGATCTTCGTACGCTCAATCCGCTCGATTTTGACACCGTGCGCGAACACGTCGAGCGTGTCGGTAAAGCTATGGTTGTATCCGAGGGCGTGATGACTGCGGGTGTTGCAGCAGAGCTTTCTGCCCGGATCACGGAAGAGTGCTTTGATTATCTCGAACAGCCTGTCGTGCGTGTGGCAGGTGAAGACATTCCAATTTCAGTTTCGCAGGATCTGGAAGCTGGAAGCGTGCCGACAGCAGACCTGATCCGTTCAGTCGCAGAGAGAATGTTGTCATGA
- a CDS encoding substrate-binding domain-containing protein, whose product MGSGFIKKTIGVAAVAMLMGTASASATNVAWVHSNAAAQSEQRAKSGFDAWLKETNKDWNISVLDSGGSGERTASNIQDAASRGVDAIIVSMSDLRASRAAIDSAVAAKIPVFAIDSGQVDGVLVDVTTNNWAMSASVSPYLLNEMGGKGNLIFLRMAEHHGTRKRGDVMATVLKEYPEVKVLAEHNIDYTAFFEDTTSSMQDYASRFGEEINAVWAPWDEPAQAAINSLNAAGLKNVKVIGIDGHPQAIEEVCKPDSLMIATVSQPFEKMGAQTGEWIESIVVKKEDAAKVIPSKTVYLDAPLVTKQNCKDFLPKK is encoded by the coding sequence ATGGGATCAGGATTTATCAAAAAAACTATTGGCGTCGCAGCTGTGGCGATGCTGATGGGCACCGCCAGCGCATCGGCGACAAATGTTGCATGGGTGCATTCCAATGCAGCCGCCCAGTCCGAGCAACGCGCCAAGTCAGGTTTTGATGCCTGGCTGAAAGAAACCAACAAAGATTGGAATATCAGTGTGCTGGATAGCGGTGGTTCGGGTGAACGGACTGCTTCCAACATTCAGGATGCAGCATCCCGCGGTGTTGATGCAATCATCGTGAGTATGTCCGACTTGCGCGCATCGCGTGCTGCTATCGATTCAGCTGTTGCAGCAAAAATTCCGGTCTTCGCGATCGACAGCGGACAGGTCGATGGTGTTCTCGTCGATGTCACCACCAACAATTGGGCAATGTCAGCAAGTGTGTCGCCTTATCTGCTTAATGAAATGGGCGGAAAGGGAAATCTCATCTTCTTGCGTATGGCAGAGCATCACGGCACGCGTAAGCGTGGCGATGTCATGGCTACGGTCTTAAAAGAATATCCGGAAGTGAAAGTTCTCGCGGAGCACAACATCGACTACACCGCGTTCTTTGAAGACACCACCAGTTCTATGCAGGATTATGCATCGCGTTTTGGCGAAGAGATAAATGCAGTTTGGGCCCCTTGGGATGAACCAGCTCAAGCGGCAATCAATTCTCTGAATGCGGCGGGCCTGAAGAATGTCAAAGTGATCGGTATTGATGGCCATCCACAGGCAATCGAGGAAGTCTGCAAGCCGGATAGCCTTATGATTGCGACCGTTTCTCAGCCTTTCGAAAAGATGGGCGCGCAGACCGGTGAATGGATAGAAAGCATCGTCGTGAAGAAGGAAGATGCCGCAAAGGTCATTCCTTCCAAGACTGTCTACCTTGATGCACCCCTCGTTACTAAGCAAAACTGCAAGGACTTCCTCCCGAAGAAATAG
- a CDS encoding thiamine pyrophosphate-dependent dehydrogenase E1 component subunit alpha — protein MKNLKQTSLSEARVQNPSNSNLLELYRTMRRIRTFEERVGELFVRGQTAGSMLHLSIGEEAAAAGVCAAMQPQDTFTTHHRGHGIFLARGADPKQMMAEIGGKETGYCHGKGGSMHIADMALGHLGANAIVGGGIPSVVGAGLSSKYLKKNSVSIAFFGDGAMQQGILYESMNMAALWHLPVVFVCINNQYGMGTRVDQATANTAFEQRAHAFGLNGAVADGIDVEEVKSVAQGLIDDARLGKPGFLSVTCYRFFGHARMDKSPYRAEAEETEGRKKDPVKFTRDRLIYEGLAPEAELDAMDSGITAEMDATIDFSVASKAPPLTSMFRDVYAVGEPEPEPVHTRIDRVLSRDEA, from the coding sequence ATGAAAAACTTAAAACAGACAAGTCTGTCGGAGGCGCGCGTGCAAAATCCGAGTAACTCTAATCTTCTTGAACTATACCGGACGATGCGGCGAATCCGCACCTTTGAAGAGCGTGTTGGTGAATTGTTCGTACGTGGCCAGACGGCAGGTTCGATGCTTCACCTTTCCATTGGTGAAGAGGCGGCCGCTGCCGGTGTATGTGCTGCAATGCAGCCACAGGACACTTTCACGACCCATCATCGTGGTCATGGTATTTTTCTTGCCCGCGGTGCTGATCCCAAGCAGATGATGGCCGAAATCGGTGGGAAGGAAACTGGTTATTGCCATGGTAAGGGCGGTTCCATGCATATCGCCGACATGGCGCTTGGCCATCTTGGTGCTAATGCGATTGTTGGGGGCGGTATTCCATCGGTGGTTGGTGCGGGCCTATCCAGCAAATACCTCAAGAAAAACTCTGTTTCGATCGCCTTTTTTGGCGATGGAGCGATGCAGCAGGGTATCCTCTACGAGAGCATGAATATGGCAGCGCTTTGGCATCTGCCGGTTGTGTTTGTCTGCATCAACAATCAATATGGCATGGGTACGCGTGTTGATCAGGCGACCGCCAATACTGCGTTTGAACAGCGCGCGCACGCGTTTGGTCTAAACGGCGCTGTCGCTGATGGCATTGATGTTGAGGAAGTAAAAAGCGTTGCACAAGGCCTGATTGATGATGCGCGCCTTGGCAAACCAGGTTTCCTGTCAGTGACCTGCTACCGTTTCTTTGGTCATGCGCGCATGGACAAGAGCCCATATCGCGCGGAAGCGGAAGAGACCGAAGGTCGGAAGAAAGACCCGGTAAAGTTCACACGGGATCGGCTGATTTACGAAGGCTTGGCACCAGAAGCCGAACTCGACGCGATGGATAGCGGCATCACGGCGGAAATGGATGCGACGATTGATTTCTCCGTGGCATCCAAAGCGCCCCCACTCACTTCCATGTTCAGAGATGTCTATGCGGTTGGCGAACCAGAGCCAGAACCCGTCCACACCCGTATTGATCGCGTACTTTCCAGGGATGAAGCATAA
- a CDS encoding carboxymuconolactone decarboxylase family protein: protein MTDLKAKLKEAQSRLGAFAKAAPELISGFAKVSKTATAAGSFSSAQRELIAVSIAVAKGCEDCILYHVDAAIRHGAREVELIEALEVAVEMGGGPAVMYAGKALEAFRNLS from the coding sequence ATGACTGATTTAAAGGCAAAACTGAAAGAAGCTCAATCGCGGCTCGGAGCATTTGCCAAGGCAGCACCAGAGCTCATCTCAGGCTTCGCCAAGGTTAGCAAGACAGCGACTGCTGCTGGTAGCTTTTCCTCTGCTCAACGCGAGTTGATCGCTGTGAGTATAGCTGTCGCTAAAGGGTGCGAGGACTGCATTCTATATCATGTCGATGCTGCAATCCGCCATGGCGCTAGAGAAGTGGAGCTGATCGAAGCATTGGAAGTGGCCGTCGAAATGGGCGGTGGGCCAGCAGTGATGTATGCGGGCAAAGCACTCGAGGCATTTCGCAATTTAAGTTGA